Sequence from the Fusobacteriaceae bacterium genome:
ATCCATTCCAAGACTTGAAAATAAAGAATCGACAGAAGCTTTTGTCTTTTCGTCTATGCGTACTTGTATCGTTGCCATTCGTATAATAGCCGTTGCTGAAACGCGTCCAGGACGCGCCGATGTAGCAGGGCTACAGCTTGAAGATCCGGGACGCATATCGGCCCGTCCGTGATTGCCCCGCCACAAAAACCCCGGCAAACTGTGACTCTCCGGGGTTTTTTGCGGTTGCGGATGCGTTTTCTATGGCTAAGTTGATGTGAGGATTATCTGAACAGAGAACCGCTGACGATGAGTTTCTGCATTTCGTTCGTTCCCTCGTAAATCTGGGTGATCTTCGCGTCTCTCATCATTCTTTCAACATGGTAATCTTTCATGTATCCGTTTCCGCCGAGGAACTGAACGGCTTCCGTGGAAACATGCATCGCGGCGTTGGTCGCTGCGAATTTCGCTCTCGCGGCGGAATCCCCGTAGGGTTTTCCGGTGGATTTGTCGATGGCGGCCTTGTAAACGAGATATTTCGCCTGTTCGATTTCGATTGCCAGTTCGGCCATCTTGAAGGCGATATACTGATTCTTGAACAGGGGCTTTCCGAACTGCTGCCGAACTTTCAGATATTCAACGGCTTTTTCGTAAGCGCCTTCGGCGATTCCGAGACCCTGGGCGGCAACGCCGATACGTCCGCCGTCAAGCGCCTTCATGGCAACCTTGAATCCTTTGAATTCTTCGCCGTTCAACAGGTTTTTGGCCGGTACTTTGGCGTTTTCGAAGATCAGCTCGGATACCTGCGCCGTGCGGATACCCATTTTGTTCTCGATCTTACCGATGGTGAATCCGGGGGTTTCGCTTCTCTTTACGA
This genomic interval carries:
- a CDS encoding type II toxin-antitoxin system RelB/DinJ family antitoxin; this translates as MATIQVRIDEKTKASVDSLFSSLGMDTSTAVRMFLAAALSTQ
- a CDS encoding acyl-CoA dehydrogenase family protein, with translation MDFYLNEEQLAFQAEAAKFVKEVVEPGILERDASGEYPKEVYKQLGAKGYIGLPYPKEYGGTGKSYLEYAIAVEEVSKVDAALGISYSVSTSLFGGSIDNGASEEQKKAYLPAVLKGETWGAFGLTEANAGSDAGGCTLYAEKQGDDFVINGMKVFNTNGPLADHYVIFALTKLGEGSKGLSAFFVKRSETPGFTIGKIENKMGIRTAQVSELIFENAKVPAKNLLNGEEFKGFKVAMKALDGGRIGVAAQGLGIAEGAYEKAVEYLKVRQQFGKPLFKNQYIAFKMAELAIEIEQAKYLVYKAAIDKSTGKPYGDSAARAKFAATNAAMHVSTEAVQFLGGNGYMKDYHVERMMRDAKITQIYEGTNEMQKLIVSGSLFR